The following coding sequences are from one Candidatus Nitronereus thalassa window:
- a CDS encoding response regulator transcription factor, which produces MPPPRIVLADDHVLVAEGIQQLLASEFDLVGLVGDGRALLDMIQELQPDIALVDISLPLLNGFDAVRQVKKISPNIKIVFLTMHDDKTFVEEAFRVGACGYILKESAISELVFALHEITAGRNYVTPSLAQEPATQAGKASSPQHGLSPDSLTQRQREILQLVAEGRSNKEISQILSIALKTVEFHKTRLMRCLHVQTTAELTKYAIAHGLVTL; this is translated from the coding sequence ATGCCCCCCCCTCGCATCGTACTAGCAGACGATCATGTTCTCGTTGCTGAAGGCATTCAGCAATTACTGGCATCCGAGTTTGACCTTGTGGGGTTAGTGGGAGATGGACGGGCTCTCTTGGATATGATTCAGGAACTTCAACCAGACATTGCCTTAGTCGACATTTCGCTTCCGCTGCTCAATGGATTCGACGCGGTACGCCAAGTCAAGAAAATTTCACCAAACATCAAGATTGTTTTCTTGACCATGCATGATGACAAAACATTCGTTGAAGAAGCGTTCCGAGTCGGAGCCTGTGGATATATTCTCAAAGAATCTGCTATTTCAGAACTCGTGTTTGCACTACACGAAATCACCGCTGGACGTAACTATGTGACCCCATCTTTGGCACAGGAGCCGGCGACCCAAGCAGGCAAGGCCTCTTCCCCACAGCATGGTCTATCACCAGACTCCCTGACCCAACGTCAGCGGGAGATTCTCCAGCTTGTAGCGGAAGGACGGTCGAACAAGGAAATTTCCCAAATCCTGAGCATTGCTCTCAAAACCGTAGAATTTCATAAAACTCGTCTCATGCGATGCCTCCATGTGCAGACAACGGCCGAATTGACCAAATATGCCATCGCCCATGGTCTGGTGACTCTGTAG